The Roseicyclus marinus genome has a segment encoding these proteins:
- the dnaQ gene encoding DNA polymerase III subunit epsilon — MREIVLDTETTGLDPFDTPAHRIVEIGAVELWNQVPTGNTYHQYINPERDMPAEAFAVHGIGEEFLADKPRFAQIARAFVDFIGDAKLVIHNASFDMKFLNAELEWCGFSPLPSDRAVDTLMIARRKFPGSPASLDALCRRFGIDNSNRTLHGALLDSEILADVYLELTGGRQPDFALSAQGGQGHSQTRADGTDWRPRPRPTPLPSRVSEEDRAAHAVFVAELGGGAIWSRFD; from the coding sequence ATGCGTGAGATTGTTCTGGATACCGAGACCACGGGTCTGGACCCTTTCGACACGCCCGCGCACCGGATCGTGGAAATCGGGGCGGTCGAATTGTGGAACCAGGTTCCGACCGGCAACACCTATCATCAATACATCAACCCCGAGCGCGACATGCCCGCCGAAGCCTTTGCCGTGCATGGAATCGGGGAGGAATTCCTGGCCGACAAGCCGCGTTTTGCGCAGATCGCCCGGGCCTTTGTCGATTTCATCGGGGATGCGAAACTGGTGATCCACAATGCCAGTTTCGACATGAAATTCCTGAATGCGGAGCTGGAATGGTGCGGCTTTTCGCCCCTGCCAAGCGATCGGGCCGTCGATACGCTGATGATCGCGCGGCGAAAGTTTCCGGGCTCGCCCGCATCGCTCGATGCGCTGTGTCGCCGGTTCGGGATCGACAATTCCAACCGCACGCTGCACGGCGCGCTGCTCGATTCCGAGATCCTGGCGGATGTTTACCTGGAATTGACGGGGGGCCGTCAGCCCGATTTCGCCCTGTCGGCGCAGGGTGGGCAGGGCCATTCCCAGACACGGGCGGATGGGACCGATTGGCGTCCACGTCCACGGCCCACGCCCCTGCCCTCGCGGGTGAGCGAGGAAGACCGCGCCGCCCATGCCGTTTTCGTGGCGGAGCTGGGCGGCGGCGCGATCTGGTCGCGGTTCGACTGA